The Planctomycetia bacterium genomic interval CGATTGCAGAGTAGCGCCGTCCGCGGCGAAAGCCGGGAATCCCCACGCGCTCCGGCATGTGCTCGCGGTTGTGCCACTGGTGGAAGTCGTCCCTCGCCTGGGGCAGCAGGTCGTGCCAGATGCAAACAGCGCCAAGTCCGGCGAGACTCATTGCGTAACTCCTTGCCAACAACTGGGCCTTCTCAACAACCGGTTCGTGGTCGCCGTCATCCTCGCCGCGCGCATCGCGCCGCAGACAGTCTGGTTCATCCAGAACTTCGTCGACGCAGTGCCGCGCGACATCGACGAGGCCGCGCTGCTCGACGGCGCGAGCCACCGGCAGATCCTGTTGCTGCTCGTGCTGCCGCTGATCCGCCCGGGGATCGCGGCGGTGGCGGTGATCGGCGCCATCACCACGTGGAACGACTACATCACCGTCGCCGTGTTCGCGCCCGACTCCGTCAAGCGCACGCTGCAGGTGGCGTTGGTCAACCAGGTGTTCGACTCGGTCGGCATTTCGTGGTCGTTCACGATGGCGTTCGCGCTGGTTTCGTCGCTGCCGGTCATCGTGCTTTTCGTGCTCGTACAGAAGTGGTTCATCGCCGGACTCACTGCCGGCGCGGTCAAAGGCTAGCTACATCGCAGTCACACAGGTCAAACCGTGCGCAGAAACGGCGCAGCGTTGGTTCCATTCACCAAGGAGACTCGTCATGAACATACCTGTTGTACTCAAACCGCAAGCCGGACTAGGCACCC includes:
- a CDS encoding ABC transporter permease subunit yields the protein MVAVILAARIAPQTVWFIQNFVDAVPRDIDEAALLDGASHRQILLLLVLPLIRPGIAAVAVIGAITTWNDYITVAVFAPDSVKRTLQVALVNQVFDSVGISWSFTMAFALVSSLPVIVLFVLVQKWFIAGLTAGAVKG